From one Paenibacillus sp. FSL K6-1330 genomic stretch:
- a CDS encoding carbohydrate ABC transporter permease, with product MQSPAMKESGSDRVFTVVNYAMLSVFLIIVLYPLIYVVSASFSSSSAVLSGKVWLWPVEPTLEGYRAVFKNTMVAKGFMNTLFYTLAGTMINLILSVMAAYPLSRKDFRGRNMFMLLFVFTMLFNGGLIPTYLLVKDLGMIDTIWSMLIPGALSVWNVIIMRTYFQTTIPQELLEASQLDGCTDFRFLWRIVLPLSGPILAVIALFYAVGHWNQYFNAMIYLKSADLYPLQLVLRDILVQNEVNIEMLGDAKTAAARQGLRELLKYSLIVVTSVPLLIVYPFLQKFFVKGVMIGSLKG from the coding sequence ATGCAATCACCTGCCATGAAGGAATCCGGCTCGGATCGCGTTTTTACGGTGGTCAACTACGCGATGTTATCCGTTTTCCTAATCATTGTGTTGTATCCGCTGATATATGTAGTCAGCGCCTCATTCAGTTCCAGCAGCGCGGTCTTGTCGGGAAAGGTATGGCTGTGGCCCGTCGAACCGACCCTCGAAGGCTACCGTGCGGTATTCAAAAATACGATGGTTGCCAAAGGCTTTATGAACACGCTGTTCTATACGCTGGCAGGCACGATGATCAATCTCATTCTGTCCGTCATGGCAGCATACCCGTTGTCACGCAAAGATTTTCGGGGTAGAAACATGTTCATGCTGCTGTTCGTGTTCACGATGCTGTTTAATGGAGGGTTGATCCCGACCTACCTGCTGGTGAAGGATCTCGGCATGATTGACACGATATGGTCGATGCTGATTCCGGGGGCGCTGTCGGTGTGGAATGTCATCATCATGCGCACGTATTTCCAGACGACCATCCCGCAGGAACTGCTGGAGGCTTCACAGCTGGACGGCTGTACGGATTTTCGCTTCCTGTGGCGCATCGTGCTGCCTCTTTCGGGTCCGATCTTGGCTGTCATTGCCTTGTTCTATGCCGTTGGACACTGGAATCAATATTTCAACGCGATGATTTATTTGAAGAGCGCGGATTTGTACCCGCTCCAGCTCGTGCTTCGCGATATTCTGGTGCAGAACGAGGTGAATATCGAAATGCTCGGCGATGCCAAAACCGCTGCGGCCCGGCAAGGGCTGCGGGAGCTGCTGAAATATTCGCTGATCGTGGTGACCTCGGTACCGCTGTTGATCGTATATCCGTTTTTGCAGAAATTTTTTGTCAAAGGGGTCATGATCGGATCATTAAAGGGATAA
- a CDS encoding ABC transporter substrate-binding protein — MRKRTRVIMGAFTAFSILLAGCTGSQSPKGSDETPNAGTEPIALSAPGTYPLVQEKTTLKVMVRGNPLVENFETNEFTKWYEEKTNVHIEWEVVPEQSMQEKLNLVLASEDYPDVIMGLNISPAQQMIYGSQGAFLPLNDLIEKQGPNTKKIFQNNPEIQSTITALDGNIYALPEVNECYHCSMSQKMWIYEPWLKKLNLEMPETTDELYEVLKAFKEQDPNGNGVQDEIPLSISPKSWSSSIDAFLLNSFIYNPVYGSSYKHIFIKDDKLDVAFNKPEWREGLRYMNKLYAEGLLAPESFTQDDNQLIQIGENPDNVLLGASTGGHQGIFTQLLGESGRWLEYKTVPPLKGPNGVRYAALDSTGLNPGAFVITKKAKHPELALRWADGLYEREHTLRSVYGRPDEEWREAKDGEIGINGEPAVWSELKSYGTVQNIAWIQTGPSLRTNDFRLSAVAKGDDDLEVILYNETKNKYEPYKPTDVSTVPPLFLTNEQASEVADLSKTINDYVDEMMARFVIGDADLDKDWDGYVKQLEAMNVARYLEIYQEAYDGRSK; from the coding sequence ATGAGAAAAAGAACACGGGTGATCATGGGGGCATTCACCGCATTCAGTATCCTTCTTGCAGGTTGTACGGGTTCACAGAGCCCGAAGGGCTCGGATGAGACGCCAAATGCGGGTACCGAGCCAATCGCCTTATCCGCACCGGGGACCTATCCGCTGGTTCAAGAGAAAACCACGTTAAAGGTGATGGTGCGGGGAAATCCGCTGGTCGAGAATTTCGAAACGAATGAATTCACCAAATGGTATGAAGAAAAAACGAATGTGCACATCGAGTGGGAGGTCGTTCCGGAGCAGAGCATGCAGGAGAAGCTGAATCTCGTTCTTGCCAGCGAGGATTATCCCGACGTCATTATGGGTTTAAATATTTCGCCGGCGCAGCAGATGATATACGGCTCGCAAGGCGCCTTTCTTCCGTTGAATGATTTGATTGAGAAGCAGGGGCCGAATACGAAGAAAATATTCCAGAATAACCCGGAGATCCAATCCACAATAACGGCGCTGGACGGCAATATTTATGCGCTTCCGGAAGTGAATGAATGCTACCACTGTTCCATGAGCCAGAAAATGTGGATATACGAGCCTTGGCTGAAGAAACTCAATTTGGAGATGCCGGAAACCACGGATGAGTTGTACGAGGTGCTGAAAGCTTTTAAAGAACAAGACCCGAACGGGAATGGCGTCCAGGATGAAATTCCGTTGTCGATTTCACCGAAATCCTGGAGCTCTTCCATTGATGCGTTCCTGTTGAACTCCTTCATCTATAATCCGGTTTACGGCTCAAGTTACAAGCATATATTCATAAAAGACGATAAGCTTGACGTCGCCTTCAACAAACCGGAGTGGAGGGAAGGCTTGCGGTACATGAATAAGCTGTACGCTGAGGGGCTGCTCGCTCCGGAGTCATTCACGCAGGATGACAATCAGCTGATCCAGATCGGCGAGAACCCCGATAACGTACTTCTTGGCGCTTCAACCGGCGGGCACCAGGGTATATTTACCCAACTCCTCGGCGAAAGCGGAAGATGGTTGGAATATAAGACGGTACCGCCGCTCAAAGGACCGAACGGAGTTCGCTATGCTGCTCTGGATTCCACCGGATTGAATCCGGGTGCCTTTGTCATCACGAAGAAGGCCAAGCATCCTGAGCTTGCCCTGCGATGGGCGGATGGGCTGTACGAACGGGAGCATACGCTGCGAAGCGTGTATGGTCGCCCGGACGAGGAATGGCGGGAAGCAAAGGACGGAGAGATCGGCATCAACGGAGAGCCCGCGGTCTGGTCAGAGCTGAAGTCTTACGGCACGGTACAGAATATAGCCTGGATTCAAACCGGTCCGAGTCTGCGGACGAATGATTTCCGCCTGAGCGCCGTTGCCAAAGGAGACGACGATCTAGAAGTCATTCTGTACAATGAAACGAAAAATAAATACGAACCTTACAAACCTACGGATGTCAGCACCGTGCCGCCGTTATTTCTAACGAACGAGCAGGCGTCCGAGGTAGCGGATCTGTCCAAGACGATCAATGATTATGTTGACGAAATGATGGCCCGCTTCGTGATCGGCGATGCCGATCTGGATAAGGACTGGGATGGTTACGTTAAGCAATTGGAAGCAATGAACGTAGCGCGCTATCTGGAAATTTATCAGGAAGCGTATGATGGAAGAAGCAAATAA
- a CDS encoding sugar phosphate isomerase/epimerase family protein, producing the protein MRVGVSTYSLLPAIRAGEMTVLDVVDWIAENGGQHMEIVPYGFTLEDNPGLADAVRERAAKVGIALSNYSMPANFVQESRDAFDVEVERIKRHVDTVNRLGMKHMRHDVTAFTLPPEKMGIDYVETHLDMIVEGCRLIADYADFYGITTTIENHGVSVQASDRVQRVLQAVDRLNFKTTLDIGNFLCVDEQPLVGVKRNLPFASLIHVKDFYYRPFDQDPGGGKWFRTSHGNYLRGSIFGQGDIDVRRILRLIKTEGYDGDITLEFEGMEECREGTRLGLDNLKRLWDEA; encoded by the coding sequence ATGAGAGTTGGCGTAAGCACCTACAGTTTGCTGCCCGCTATCCGTGCAGGAGAGATGACGGTGCTGGATGTGGTGGATTGGATCGCGGAGAACGGCGGTCAGCACATGGAGATCGTGCCCTACGGATTTACGCTGGAGGACAATCCCGGGCTTGCCGATGCGGTGCGTGAGCGGGCGGCGAAAGTCGGCATCGCGTTATCCAACTATTCGATGCCCGCTAATTTTGTCCAGGAGAGCCGGGACGCCTTCGATGTCGAGGTTGAGCGGATCAAGCGCCATGTGGATACGGTGAATCGGTTAGGAATGAAGCATATGCGTCATGACGTGACGGCGTTCACGCTGCCGCCGGAGAAGATGGGCATTGATTATGTGGAAACCCATCTGGATATGATTGTGGAAGGATGTCGGCTCATAGCAGATTACGCAGACTTTTATGGTATTACGACAACAATCGAGAACCATGGCGTGAGCGTACAGGCGAGCGATCGTGTACAGCGTGTGCTTCAGGCGGTCGACCGCCTGAACTTCAAGACGACGCTGGATATCGGGAACTTCCTATGCGTTGACGAGCAGCCGCTTGTTGGTGTGAAACGAAATTTACCGTTTGCCTCGCTCATCCATGTGAAAGACTTCTATTATCGTCCGTTTGATCAGGACCCGGGTGGGGGGAAATGGTTCAGAACATCACACGGCAATTACCTTCGAGGCTCGATCTTCGGCCAGGGTGATATCGATGTTCGCCGGATTCTGCGTCTCATTAAGACTGAAGGTTATGACGGAGATATTACGCTGGAATTTGAGGGCATGGAGGAGTGCCGGGAAGGAACCCGGCTGGGTCTGGACAATCTGAAGCGGTTATGGGATGAAGCATAG
- a CDS encoding Rrf2 family transcriptional regulator: MHMKTGVEQSVYALVLLNMLPDKAVLPGEAISQQLGTSATYFQKLLRKLVTADIITSVPGIKGGFRLKKKPEDIRVYDVYLAVEGQQSLYSCNGILVDMLDLEKEESCCLLSDLMAEAESSWKAVLKRETIASLSVEMCGERFKDKVAALEEWINNKMVI; encoded by the coding sequence ATGCATATGAAAACCGGCGTGGAACAGTCGGTGTATGCCCTGGTTCTATTGAATATGCTGCCGGACAAGGCGGTACTGCCCGGGGAAGCGATTAGCCAGCAGTTGGGTACATCGGCAACCTATTTTCAGAAACTGTTGAGGAAGCTGGTAACAGCAGACATCATCACATCAGTACCCGGTATCAAGGGCGGTTTTAGATTAAAAAAGAAACCGGAGGATATCCGTGTATACGACGTATACCTCGCGGTGGAAGGACAGCAGTCCCTCTATTCATGCAACGGAATTCTGGTAGACATGCTGGATTTGGAAAAAGAAGAGAGCTGCTGTCTGTTATCCGATTTAATGGCGGAAGCGGAATCTTCCTGGAAGGCTGTATTAAAGCGGGAGACCATTGCTTCGCTGTCAGTGGAGATGTGCGGTGAACGCTTTAAGGATAAGGTTGCGGCTTTAGAGGAATGGATCAACAACAAAATGGTCATCTAA
- a CDS encoding LLM class flavin-dependent oxidoreductase, with amino-acid sequence MRLSVLDQAPVTSGNTAEGALKKAEELAILADELGYSRMWMAEHHGGNTFASSAPEVTAARLAAKTDRIRIGTGGVMMMHYSPLKLAEVFKTLSAFTPGRIDFGVGRAPGGDTSAMYALSEGRQLMLHNMYDKLAVTMQLLRDEVPEDELYAKNAAAPTEVALPEVWLLGSSGNSALKAAQMGVGYSFAQFFNGAMSNEILDHYRDNYQPSIFMEKPEINVSYMVTTAETKEEAEYEALPQDIFRLMMSKGRITQVLTPEEAQNVSLTEIDRMAIQEGRKIHLVGAVKDIAARLQEEQAHYGFQEAMICSIPHSQEKRLEVYRLLARELL; translated from the coding sequence ATGAGACTAAGCGTATTGGATCAGGCACCCGTAACAAGCGGCAACACAGCGGAAGGCGCCTTGAAAAAAGCGGAAGAACTGGCTATTCTGGCAGATGAATTGGGATACAGCCGAATGTGGATGGCCGAGCATCATGGGGGAAATACGTTTGCCAGCTCCGCACCCGAAGTGACGGCAGCCCGGCTTGCGGCAAAAACCGATCGGATTCGCATCGGTACCGGCGGCGTCATGATGATGCATTATTCTCCCCTAAAACTCGCGGAAGTGTTTAAGACGTTAAGCGCTTTTACTCCGGGCAGGATTGATTTCGGTGTAGGACGAGCGCCAGGCGGTGATACAAGTGCGATGTACGCTTTGTCTGAAGGGCGGCAGCTGATGCTTCATAACATGTATGATAAGCTGGCCGTAACCATGCAGCTCCTTCGTGATGAGGTTCCGGAAGATGAGCTGTATGCTAAAAACGCCGCTGCTCCAACCGAAGTTGCCCTGCCGGAAGTGTGGCTGCTCGGTTCCAGCGGCAACAGTGCCTTAAAAGCGGCTCAGATGGGGGTCGGGTACTCCTTCGCGCAATTCTTTAACGGAGCGATGAGCAACGAGATATTAGATCATTACCGCGATAACTACCAACCATCCATATTCATGGAAAAGCCTGAGATTAACGTATCCTATATGGTGACAACGGCCGAAACGAAGGAAGAAGCCGAGTATGAAGCGCTGCCGCAGGATATTTTCCGATTGATGATGAGCAAGGGCCGGATTACGCAGGTGCTGACGCCCGAAGAAGCTCAGAATGTGTCCTTAACGGAAATCGACCGGATGGCTATTCAGGAAGGCCGCAAGATTCATCTTGTGGGAGCGGTAAAGGATATCGCGGCACGCTTACAGGAAGAGCAAGCGCACTACGGATTCCAGGAAGCGATGATATGCAGCATTCCGCATTCGCAGGAAAAGCGGCTGGAGGTTTATCGCCTGCTTGCACGCGAGCTGCTTTAA
- a CDS encoding protein phosphatase 2C domain-containing protein: MVTVEQFTHRGIHFLNEDALVINELAAVYGVLDGVSSIVPYLSDKKETGGYIAAQAVKNYFESLDRVEQLTEHAAAANQKLRELMLQANINMEKKDGLWGTALALVRIQEDRVEFIQTGDCMILAIYQDGEVRPLTWRQVAHLESPAIAKWEEGVSKGLSNQKDLHGTVIDIIRENRFQSNINGGYGVLNGEAHAVHFLECGKINRSRLKHVILLTDGLFWPESDVPSDRFYWDYIAQRILEKGVEQYALELLEIEEADPECLTYARFKKSDDKTGMVLHFNNP, encoded by the coding sequence ATGGTAACCGTTGAGCAATTCACGCATAGGGGAATCCATTTCTTGAATGAAGATGCGCTTGTCATAAACGAGCTAGCCGCAGTGTATGGCGTGTTAGATGGGGTTTCATCCATCGTCCCATACCTCAGCGACAAGAAGGAAACCGGAGGTTACATCGCTGCTCAAGCCGTGAAGAACTACTTCGAATCACTGGACCGGGTCGAACAGCTTACGGAGCATGCTGCGGCAGCGAACCAAAAGCTAAGAGAACTTATGCTGCAAGCCAATATCAACATGGAGAAAAAAGACGGGCTTTGGGGTACTGCTCTTGCTCTTGTACGAATTCAAGAGGATCGCGTGGAATTTATACAGACAGGCGACTGCATGATTCTTGCCATATACCAAGATGGGGAGGTTCGCCCGTTAACCTGGAGGCAAGTCGCTCATTTAGAATCTCCGGCGATCGCAAAATGGGAGGAGGGCGTGAGTAAGGGATTGTCCAATCAAAAAGACCTCCACGGGACGGTGATTGATATCATCAGGGAGAATCGCTTTCAGAGTAACATAAATGGGGGTTATGGAGTACTGAACGGGGAGGCCCATGCCGTTCACTTTCTCGAATGCGGAAAGATCAACAGGTCACGATTAAAGCACGTAATTTTGTTAACGGATGGTTTATTCTGGCCTGAGAGCGATGTACCGAGTGATCGATTCTATTGGGATTATATCGCGCAGCGGATCCTCGAAAAGGGCGTTGAGCAGTATGCACTTGAATTACTAGAGATCGAAGAGGCTGACCCTGAGTGCTTAACATATGCAAGATTCAAAAAATCCGATGACAAAACAGGCATGGTGCTTCACTTTAACAACCCATAG
- a CDS encoding Ger(x)C family spore germination protein: protein MTHLKKGNLHEMTICVRIIKLMLLMVILNLLTGCWDIKEIQDMNYITAIGIDQEDGNFVVYTQMMDFTSVAKTETGKAEKPSQVWTSKTKGKTLDMAVNALYDTLQERTSWSHISCILLSENVLKSNVLTKLDTIGRYQEVRMTPWVYGTKDSIDQLFTVPAFFNLSQLNTLAHEPTEEFKQKSYIVPIRYFDFMALITEPASTVLLPNLSVDKKTWSLNQKDNPKLVINGVFAISKGVSNGLFTNDKLTGLRWLETDTKRSHILFTNKRGEYAGVVVLTNPKVRKELVIVNGMPKYRVHLKLNGSVDEALDDMTKAEIEIQAAAEVREEILTTFKNGVASKTDLFSLEHLFFKKDSRLWKKTYQSSSQPIDPGALESVQVKVHLEHAGMKLLPHHKGPNTPKPNS from the coding sequence ATGACACATCTGAAGAAAGGGAACCTACATGAGATGACAATTTGCGTCAGAATCATAAAATTAATGTTGTTAATGGTAATTCTAAATCTGTTAACGGGTTGCTGGGACATCAAGGAAATACAAGACATGAATTACATCACAGCCATCGGCATCGATCAGGAGGACGGTAACTTCGTTGTATATACCCAAATGATGGATTTTACATCCGTAGCCAAAACCGAAACCGGAAAGGCGGAAAAGCCATCCCAGGTGTGGACTTCCAAAACAAAGGGTAAAACATTGGACATGGCGGTAAACGCCCTATACGATACCTTACAGGAACGAACCAGCTGGAGCCATATTTCCTGTATTCTACTTAGTGAGAACGTGCTGAAATCAAATGTCCTAACCAAACTGGATACCATCGGCCGGTATCAGGAGGTTCGTATGACACCTTGGGTATATGGTACAAAAGACTCCATCGATCAATTGTTTACTGTCCCTGCGTTTTTCAACCTCTCCCAATTGAATACGTTAGCTCATGAACCTACTGAGGAGTTTAAACAAAAATCCTATATCGTACCGATTCGATATTTCGATTTCATGGCGCTGATTACAGAACCAGCCAGCACGGTGTTGCTTCCTAATCTGTCGGTTGATAAAAAGACCTGGAGCTTAAACCAAAAAGATAATCCGAAATTGGTGATTAACGGAGTATTTGCTATATCTAAAGGGGTATCGAATGGACTATTCACCAATGATAAACTCACAGGCTTGCGTTGGCTGGAAACCGATACGAAACGATCTCACATCCTGTTCACGAATAAGCGCGGCGAATATGCAGGGGTCGTGGTATTAACAAATCCCAAAGTTCGCAAAGAATTAGTTATTGTTAACGGCATGCCCAAATACCGTGTTCATCTGAAGTTAAATGGAAGCGTGGATGAAGCTCTCGATGACATGACCAAGGCTGAAATCGAAATACAGGCAGCAGCGGAAGTGCGGGAGGAAATTCTAACTACGTTTAAAAACGGGGTTGCTTCAAAAACGGACCTATTCAGCTTGGAGCACCTTTTTTTTAAGAAAGATTCCCGACTTTGGAAAAAAACATATCAGTCGTCTTCCCAACCGATTGATCCAGGCGCTCTGGAATCGGTTCAAGTAAAAGTCCATCTGGAGCATGCCGGCATGAAGTTGCTGCCTCATCATAAAGGTCCGAATACCCCAAAACCAAACTCCTAA
- a CDS encoding spore germination protein: MTNHRPRNGMFRRKSKQTRFILDREPASDTLDEESLRSMFANSADVVIKSFPGKHEDGIPVLLLYSEGMVDSKLMTQYVLPDLEEKLEHFNDWEPLARELDKSMEWSKIKQPADVVKFLFAGRMILFFLTEKCFYSIDLAARPNRQPEESNTEVAIKGARDAFTEDLNMNVALVRKRLRTATLHNEQMIIGDRSQTRVALLYVSDIIRPEIVDEAKERLKGIKVDALVTSGQLEEALSDSTLSLFPLMDYIGRPDFVVECLLRGRFTILVDGSPMALIAPCNLLELLKTPEDSYFPYHFVIFERLLRLLGLSLAIMLPGFWVALTCYNMDQLPFLLLATVTVSRFGLPLSAPMEILLMLGMFELFREAGIRLPKAVGQTIAVLGGLIIGDAAIRAGLTSPTMLVVSATTAVATFTLVNQTLSGTVSIIRLYVLLWSSLLGMLGFFIGILSLIAYLSVLESFGLPYLAPLSPLTYKDLLSSLLKKPWAFNKNRPEMFQTIDDTSEEREPT; encoded by the coding sequence ATGACAAATCACAGACCTCGAAACGGTATGTTCCGCCGAAAATCGAAACAAACCAGGTTCATTCTGGACCGTGAGCCCGCATCCGACACGTTGGATGAGGAATCCCTGCGTTCCATGTTTGCCAATTCTGCGGATGTCGTCATCAAATCTTTCCCGGGAAAGCATGAAGATGGTATTCCCGTATTGCTGCTCTACAGCGAAGGCATGGTTGATTCCAAGCTGATGACCCAATATGTGCTGCCAGATCTGGAAGAAAAACTGGAACACTTCAATGATTGGGAGCCGTTAGCCAGAGAACTGGATAAATCGATGGAATGGAGCAAAATTAAACAGCCTGCCGATGTTGTAAAGTTTCTGTTTGCAGGACGAATGATACTATTTTTTTTAACAGAAAAATGCTTTTATTCCATCGATCTCGCCGCGCGTCCTAATAGACAACCTGAGGAATCCAATACGGAGGTGGCTATCAAAGGGGCGCGAGACGCTTTTACGGAGGATTTAAACATGAACGTGGCACTTGTTCGAAAACGACTTCGCACGGCCACACTCCACAATGAACAAATGATCATCGGCGATCGCAGTCAGACCAGAGTAGCGCTTCTGTATGTTTCCGATATTATACGCCCGGAGATTGTCGACGAGGCTAAAGAGCGTTTAAAAGGGATCAAAGTCGATGCTCTGGTAACCAGCGGTCAGCTGGAGGAGGCGCTTTCCGATTCTACCCTGTCCCTGTTTCCACTTATGGACTACATTGGCAGGCCGGATTTTGTCGTGGAGTGCTTGCTTAGAGGACGTTTTACCATTCTTGTGGATGGATCGCCAATGGCATTGATTGCACCATGCAACTTACTGGAATTATTAAAAACACCAGAAGATTCTTATTTCCCTTACCACTTTGTAATCTTTGAGCGACTTCTCAGGTTGTTAGGTCTATCTCTTGCCATTATGCTCCCGGGATTTTGGGTTGCCTTGACATGCTACAACATGGATCAGCTTCCCTTTCTCCTTCTTGCGACCGTCACCGTCTCCAGATTCGGGCTTCCGCTCTCCGCGCCAATGGAGATCTTATTAATGCTGGGCATGTTCGAATTATTCAGGGAGGCTGGGATCAGGCTGCCCAAAGCAGTCGGTCAAACCATTGCTGTCCTGGGCGGTCTGATTATCGGCGATGCTGCCATCCGCGCGGGCCTTACGTCACCCACCATGCTGGTTGTATCTGCAACAACCGCAGTTGCGACTTTTACATTAGTCAATCAAACACTAAGCGGGACGGTCAGCATTATTCGTCTATATGTGCTGTTATGGTCTTCCTTGCTAGGCATGCTCGGATTCTTCATCGGAATATTAAGTCTCATTGCCTACCTCTCTGTATTGGAATCCTTCGGTCTTCCGTATCTAGCTCCTCTATCACCATTAACCTACAAGGATCTGTTGAGCTCCCTCTTAAAAAAACCATGGGCTTTCAACAAAAACCGACCGGAAATGTTTCAGACGATAGATGACACATCTGAAGAAAGGGAACCTACATGA
- a CDS encoding endospore germination permease, with translation MATTKKISLIDVYFIMLLSLGITNHVILIPLLLQTAGRDAWMGTLMTMILHIGWVYILFFIMKRTHQQSIIAWFKDSFGPVMGWIFASIITLYFFWMSMVILRETATWIHVTYLPRTPKTVVSLTLILLCVYVANNGIRSIAIISGILLPIVWVLGHFVAVSNLQYKDYSLLTPLLVEGYTPMLKSMIVAGGGFMEMIVLIFLQHHMKRKMNYLSIVILSVLLGGLTLGPLMGAIAAFGPVPAMESRYPAYEQWMLVTITKYITHVDFLALYQWISGTLIRISLFLFIMADGISFKKSKRRFWYLLGVGIALSVFSLIPVIDRQIELFVLGKYSLAFLGFLSVLTLFIAIAVAFKPKTNGG, from the coding sequence ATGGCCACAACCAAAAAGATATCCTTGATCGATGTATATTTCATCATGCTGTTATCCTTGGGGATAACCAATCACGTAATCCTGATCCCTCTTCTTCTGCAAACCGCAGGCCGCGATGCATGGATGGGCACCCTGATGACCATGATCCTTCATATCGGCTGGGTTTACATTTTGTTTTTTATCATGAAGCGAACACACCAACAGTCTATAATCGCCTGGTTCAAAGATTCTTTTGGTCCGGTCATGGGTTGGATATTCGCCAGCATAATAACACTCTACTTTTTTTGGATGTCCATGGTGATATTAAGAGAAACGGCGACCTGGATTCATGTCACCTACTTGCCGAGAACGCCCAAAACGGTCGTCTCGCTCACCCTTATCCTTTTGTGCGTTTATGTGGCAAATAACGGTATTCGCTCGATAGCCATCATATCCGGAATCCTGCTTCCCATTGTATGGGTGTTGGGACATTTTGTAGCTGTGTCGAATCTTCAATATAAGGACTATTCATTGTTGACGCCCCTACTCGTGGAAGGATACACGCCTATGCTCAAAAGCATGATCGTAGCCGGCGGCGGGTTTATGGAGATGATCGTGCTGATCTTTCTTCAGCATCACATGAAACGAAAGATGAACTACCTCTCGATTGTCATATTATCTGTTCTTCTGGGCGGACTCACGCTGGGACCATTGATGGGAGCTATCGCCGCATTCGGACCTGTTCCCGCCATGGAATCACGCTATCCCGCATACGAACAGTGGATGCTGGTCACCATTACCAAATATATAACGCATGTTGATTTTCTGGCTTTGTACCAATGGATATCGGGCACATTAATTCGTATTTCTCTGTTCCTGTTTATTATGGCCGATGGCATATCCTTTAAAAAATCCAAGCGACGCTTCTGGTATTTGTTAGGGGTGGGTATCGCACTGTCTGTCTTCTCTTTAATTCCGGTAATCGATAGACAAATCGAGTTATTCGTTCTGGGCAAATACTCGCTGGCATTCTTAGGCTTTCTTTCCGTGCTGACGCTTTTCATTGCGATTGCAGTAGCATTTAAACCTAAAACAAACGGAGGATAG